The DNA region GATGAGCATGAACTACTTCGCCTTCTTCCCGGCGCTCGTCAACGAAGCATCGAACCCGAACGCGAAGGTCACCGGCTTCTTCGCCAACCCGGCCGGCCCGGACGGCCACCAGTTCGCAGCCCTTGGCGGGCAGGGCATCTCGATCGTTTCCTACTCGGACAACCAGGAAGAGGCTATGAAATTCCTCGAATGGTTTATCAAGGACGAGACCCAGAAGCGCTGGGCCGAACTCGGCGGCTACACGGCAAGCGCAAAGGTGCTTGAATCGCCGGAATTCCAGAATGCGACCCCCTATAACAAGGCGTTCTACGAGACCATGTTCAAGGTGAAGGACTTCTGGGCAACTCCGGAATATGCCGAGCTGCTGATCCAGATGAATCAGCGTATCTACCCCTATGTGACCGCCGGCCAGGGCACGGCAAAGGAGGCGCTCGACGCTCTCGCCGAGGACTGGAACGCGACCTTCAAGAAGTACGGCCGCCACTAGCGGGTGAGACGTCGCGGGAGGGGGCCTGGCTCCCTCCCCTTTTTCAACTCTGCACCGCAATGGTGCTCGCGGGACACGACGTCCGCGTTCAGGCAATGCGCAACAGGACGCCGAAAGTGCGGCCAGCGCGCGGCTCTCGGAGGAGGAGCACATTGGCCACTGTGGTTATGACATCGCTGGACTCGAAGTCGCGTGCTTTTTCGCGGGGCTTGAGCGACATCAAGATTCGAAATCTGTTCATTGTCCCGACGATCCTGTTCCTGATCATCTTCAACATCTTCCCGTTGATCTATTCGCTCGGCTACTCCTTCACCGACTTCCGTGCCTCAACGAACGCTCCGGCCAACTTCGTCGGCCTGCGGAACTATCGGGAACTGCTCAACGACCCCTTCATCTGGTCGAACTTCGCCATCACCGCGAAATACGTGATCGTGTCGGTCGCCGGTCAGGTCATCGTCGGTTTCGGCACGGCTATGCTGCTCAACCGTGACATCCCGTTCAAAGGTTTGCTCACCACACTGCTTCTGCTGCCGATGATGCTGTCGATGGCAGTCGTCGGCCTGTTCTGGAAGCTGCTCTACGACCCGTCCTTTGGTATCATCAACCATGCGCTCGGCTTCGGCCGCTTCGAGTGGCTGTCGAACCCGGATATGGCGCTCTACGCCGTCGCGATCACCGACATCTGGATGTGGTCGCCCTTTGTGATGCTGCTTTCGCTCGCTGGTCTGTCGGCTGTGCCGAAGCATCTCTATGAGGCCGCGGCAATCGACCGGGCCGGACCGTTCTACACGTTCTTCCGCATCACGCTGCCGCTTGTTGCCCCCATCCTGATGATTGCAATCATCTTCCGCACGATGGAGGCCTTCAAGACCTTCGACCTCGCCTATATCCTCACAAGCCAGCCAACGACCGAGGTGATCTCGATCCGCCTCTACAAGATGGCCTTCCAGGAATGGCAGACGGGGCGCTCCTGCGCGCTCGCCTATATCGTGCTCATCATGGTGCTCGCCATCACCAACATTTACGTCAAGTACCTCAACAAGGTGAAGGAGCGCTGAGATGGCCGCCGTCCGAACCCGCTCCGAGCGTGCCCTGAACCGGGTGGCGATCGCCGCCGTGCTCGTCATCACGCTCATCTTCCTCGCACCGATCTACTGGATCACGTCGACGGCCTTCAAGCCGCGCAACCTCGCCACGACGATACCCCCGACCATTGTCTTCCAGCCGGAAGTATCGCCGTTCGTAAAACTCTTTGCCAAGCGCTCGCAGCTTCGCGAACGGCCGACGCCGGAACACTATGCCGCGGCCCCATGGTGGGAGCGGCTCGTCTTCGACGGCGGCGAGAAGGTCGTGCGGTCCGGCCGCGGCGAAGTACAGCTCTCCGGCTACCCCAGCCGCTTCATGAATTCGCTCATCGTCGCGATTACCTCCACGGTGCTTGCGGTGGGCATGGGGACCTTCACGGCCTATGGCTTCTCACGCTTCAAGGTCAAGGGGGAAGCAGACCTGCTCTTCTTCATCCTGTCGACGCGCATGCTGCCGCCCGTGGTCGTGGCGATTCCGATGTTCCTCATGTACCGCGCCGTCGGGCTCAACGACACCCACTGGGGCCTCATCATCCTCTACACCGCCTTCAACCTCTCCTTCTCGGTCTGGCTGATGAAAGGCTTCATCGACGAAATCCCGAAGGAATATGAGGAGGCGGCACTCGTCGACGGCTACACCCGCATGCAGGCCTTCTTCAAGATCGTCATCCCGGAAGCCGCCACCGGCATCGCCGCCACCGCCGTCTTCTGCTTCATCACGGCCTGGAACGAATATGCATTCGCGCTGATCATGACCAACCGGCGCGCGCAGACCGCACCGCCGTTCATCCCGAGCCAGGTCGGCTCCGGCCTGCCGGACTGGACGGTGATTGCCGCCGGCACGTTCTTGTTCCTGCTACCGGTCGCCATCTTCACCTTCCTGCTCAGGAACCATCTCCTGCGCGGCATGAGCTTCGGAGCGATCCGCAAATGACCTTCCGCGCCCTGAACCAGAAATATATAGAACCCGGTTCGCAGTACCTGATGATCTTCGGCATCATCGCGCTCTGCCAGCCCTGGAACCTGTTTCTCCACCGCTACGGCATGACGATGACGCTCGTCGGACTGATCGCCTTCATGGTGACGACCAAAATCCCGCGGGACGATCAACCAGACGAAGGCAGCCATTCATGACGCAGATCGAACTTCGCGGCATCCAGAAATATTTCGGTGCCGTCCAGGTCATCAAGGACCTTAATCTCGCCATCGCCGACAACGAATTCATCGTGCTGCTTGGCCAATCCGGCTGCGGCAAGACGACGACATTGCGCGCCGTCGCAGGCCTGGAGACCATCGACGAAGGCGACATCCTGATCGACGGCCAGCCGGTGCAGCATATCAAAGCATCCGACCGCGACATAGCCATGGTGTTCCAGTCTTTCTCGCTCTATCCGCACATGACGGTCTATGAGAATATCGCCTTTCCGCTCCGCGCCACCCGGATGAGCCGGAAAGATGTCGATACGTCGGTGCGCGAGATCGCCGGCGTGCTGCGCATCACCGGCCTGCTGGGCCGCAAGCCTTCGGCGCTATCAGGCGGCGACATGCAGCGTGTTGCGATCGGCCGCGCGCTCGTGCGACGGCCAAAGGCCATGCTGATGGATGAGCCGATCGGTGCGCTGGACGCCAAGCTGCGCGAGGAGATGCGGGCGGAAATCAAGCGTTTGCATATCAAGCAGGGGTCAACCACCATTTACGTGACTCACGACCAGGTGGAGGCCATGTCGCTCGCCGACCGCATCGTCATCATGCACGAGGGCATCCTCCAGCAGGTCGGCACGCCCGAAGAGGTCTATTCTCAGCCCGCCAACATGTTCGTCGCCCAGTTCGTCGGCAGCCCGGTCATGAACATGGCGCAGGCGACCGTCAGCGAAACGGGCGGCCATGCCAGCGTGCAGGTCAGCGACGGAGTAAAGGGCTTCGAGTTCCCGGCCGCCCTTGCCAATCGCCTCTCGGACGCGGGGGCCGAGGACGGCAAGCTGACGCTCGGCGTCCGGCCTGAGGGCGTGCTGATCTCGCGCGAGGCCCGCGAGGGCTTCATGCCGGTCGAGGCGCATATCATCGAGCCGCTTGGGTCGCACGACATCGTCGACCTGAAGGTCGGCGACCAGATGATCAGGGCACGCACCAAGAGCGGATTCGTGCCCGGCCCGGGCGAAGCCGTCTGGGCGCGCATCGACCCTGCCCAGGCGCATTTCTTCAACACGGCGACCGGCTCGTCGCTCGGGATCAGACTCTGATGGCGCATATCGAACTCAAGGGTATCACAAAGACCTTCGGCAACCACACGGCGCTGAACAACCTGAACATCGACATCGCTGACGGCGAGTTCTTCGTGCTGCTCGGCCGGACCGGCGCTGGCAAGACGACAACGCTGCGCCTCATCGCCGGTCTCGAAAAGCCGACGGCAGGCCAGATCTTCATCGACGGGCAGGATGTCGCCGACTGGGGTGCCGCCGAGCGCGACGTGGCCCTGGTGCTCCAGCAATATTCGCTCTATCCGCGCTTTACGGTGCGGGAGAACCTGGAATTTCCATTGAAATCCCGCATTCGCCGCGTCGAACCCGCTGAGATCAAGGAACGCGTCGACCGGGTTGCGAAAACCCTGCGCATCGAGCACCTGCTCGAGCGCAAGACCGACCGGCTATCGGGCGGCGAGATGCAGCGCGTCTCGATCGGCCGGGCCATCGTGCGCAAGCCGCGCGTCTTTCTGATGGACGAACCGCTCTCGGCTCTCGACGCGAAACTGCGCGAGGCGCTGCGCACCGAGCTGAAAAACCTGCAGATGAACCTCGGCGCGACCTTCCTCTTCGTCACCCACGACCAGATCGAGGCCATGTCGATGGGCGACAAGATCGGCGTTCTCAACAACGGCCAACTGGTGCAGACGGGTACGCCGCAGGAGATCTACCGAAACCCGGTCAACACCTTCGTCGCGCGCGCGGTCGGCTCGCCGCCGATGAACCTGATCGCCGGTACGCTTGCCAGCGGCGAGGCAGTGGCCAGCGAGGGCTACCGGCTGCCGCTCGGCAGCGGGCACGGGATTGCCACGGACGGTCGCCCGCTCACCTTCGGCATCCGCCCCGAAGACCTCTTCCTCGACAGCGGTGCGCCGGGGGAAGCACGGGTGCACGACGTGGAGAACCATGGCGTCGAAAAGATCGTGACGCTGCGCACCGGCGAGAACTTCATCCACGCGACCGTGCCGGCGCAGACGGTGCTTCGGATCGAGGATACGGTTCGCTTTTCGTGGAATCCGGAGAAGGTCGTGCTGTTCGACACCGGAAGCGGCGTCAGCCTGCGGCATGCGGGCTGAACTGATAGGTTGGAAAGATGCCAACGGCTTCCGTGACACCGCAGGAGCCGCCAGCGTTTCGGATCGTCGCGAAGGGGCTGAGCTATGCCGGAAAGCGCCGGCGGTAGTGCTCGACCACTTCGGGATTGCGCAGATTGACGGGCAGTTCGCCCTTCATGACGCGCAGGACTTCGCTTGCCGCGACCGTTCCCATCCGCATCATGCTCTCATCCGTAAGACCGGCGAGATGCGGAGTGACGATGACATTGTCGAAGCTGAAATATGGATGGTCGAGCGGAAGGGGCTGGGTCGCGAAGACGTCGAGCGCGGCTCCGCCGATGCGTCCCTCGCGCAGCGCCTCGATCAGCGCCGCGTCATCGATCACCGGGCCGCGCGAGACGTTGACCAGAATGGCATCGGGCTTCATGCGGCCGATGCGCCCGGCATTGAGCAGGCCTGTCGTCTCCGACGTCAGCGGGCAGCAGAGCACGACGATGTCGGCCATCGCGACGAGGTCGTCGACCGGCAGGAAGCGCACACCGTCCGGCACGCGCTCCGGCGACCGGCTCGTGGCGACCACCTCGAGGCCGAAACCGAACTTCGCGATCCGGAAAATCGCCTTGCCGACATTGCCCATGCCGACAATGCCCATGGTGCGGCCCCCGAGGTCCGCAGCCCCGTCCGACTGGCCGCGCCCGGCCGCCCAGCCCCTCTGCCGCAGTTCCCGGTCCATCAGGCGGAAGCGCCGAAGCAGGGCGAGCGTCACGAGGAAGACGTGCTCGGCGACCGTCGACGCATTCACAGCCGGCACGTTGGCGACAAGCACGCCGACGCGGTTCGCCGCATCCATCGGCACCATGTCGAGCCCGGCGCCATGGCGGATCGCAGCGCGAAGCGCCGGCGCATCCTCGAAGAAGGCCGGCGGGATCGGCGCGCGCACGACGACGATGCCCGCGCCCCGCCCTTCTCGCAGCAACGTTTCGGGGTCGGGCGCGGAGGCGATGCGCAGATCGCCCGCAGCCTTAAGCACCGCCTCGGCGGCAGGATGCAGGGGATGTGTGGAAAAGATGAAGCTCATCGGCCCTCCCCGCCGGTTACACCTATCCGGCGGCCATCGCAGGCCCGCCGATGAGACCCTTCCAATAGCTTTCCGCACCCTGGAGATGCGCGTTCATCAGCGCCTGGGCGAGATTGCCATCGCGGGCAAGCAGCGCCTCGTAGATGCGGACATGTTCCTCATGCGAGCGCCAGCGGCGGGCGACGTCGCTAAAATAGATCGGCAGGCGCTGCTCGCCCATCATGTAGTAGACGCTGCACACGCGATAGAAGACGCTATTCTTGGTGGCTCGGACGATCTCCAGATGGAAATCTCGGTCCTCGCGCGCCAGCCCCTCGCCTGCGGCAAGCTTCGCCTCGGACGCGGCAAGGATGTCGCGCAGGCGCTGGTAATTTTCTTCCGTCGCCCGCAGGCAGGCGAGTTCCGCGGCCTTGATCTCATGTATCTTGCGCAGTTCCACGGTCTCGTAGATCAGGATCGGATCAAGCGGCACGCCGGCTCGAGCAAAAAGTGCCATGGCCTCTACGCTCGCCTCCGTGGTCGTCAGGTAGATACCCGACTTGGCGCGGCGCTCGACGATGCGCATCGCCTCCAGGATCGCCAGCGTCTCGCGGATATGGCCGCGGCTGACGCCGAAATGCTCAGCAAGCTCCCGCTCCGAAGGCGTGCGGCCGTTGCCGCTCGAATTCGAGAAAAGATATGCCGCGAGATCGGAGAGGAGGGAATTTTCTTTCATCGTCACAGTCTTTGGGCGTGAGCCTCGAGGACCCTCTGATTGATCGTGAAGCCCAGGCCGGGTTTATCAGGAATCTCTATCATGCCGTCCTTTACCGACACAGTGTCCTCGACAAGATCATGGATCATCGGATTCGCGCCGAGCGAATATTCGATAACGAAGCTTGCCGGGGAAGCCGCGCACAAGTGCAGGCCGGAGAAGAAACAGGGCGCACCAGCCCAAAGATGCGGTGCGAAACGGAGGTTGAAGGCGCTGGCGAGCGAGCTGATGCGCATCGCCTCCGTAATGCCACCACAGAAGGCCGGATCGGGTTGGAATATATCGGCGGCCCGCAGCATGGCAAGATCGCGGAAGGCAAACCGTGTCGACTCGCTCTCGCCCGCAGCGATCGGCACGTTCCCCGCCGCGCGCACCTCCGCCATGCCCGGCTTGTCGTCGGCGATCACCGGTTCCTCGAACCAGGCGAGGTCGCAATCCGCCACCATCTCCATGAAGCGCTTCGCTTCGGCAACCGTATAGGTGCCGTGCGCATCGACCATAAGGTCGACGTCGGGGCCGATCGCCTCGCGGGCCGCCCGCACTCGTGAGGCCGAGACATGCGGCGCGCGGTCCATCGCGCCGACGCGCATCTTGACCGACTTGAAACCGCCGGCCGCGATATAGGACTGGAGCTGTTCGCCGATCAGGTTTGCGCTCTCCCAACCACCCGAGGCATAGGCGGGTAACCTGTCCGCCTTGCGGCCACCCAGCAGTTTCCAGACGGGGACGCCGAGCGACTTGCCGAGAATGTCCCACAGCGCTAGGTCGACCGCGCTGATCGCCGCGACGGAGAGGCCGCGCCGCGCGATCTGCGGCATGGCATGACCCGAAATAGCCGCCATCTCGTGGCGTACGCCGTTGTAAAGCATCTCCCATATGGGAGAGATGTCTGCAGGATCACGGCCGATGAGCTCCGGCCCCACCTCGTGGTTCAGCATGTGCACCAGCGTGCCATAGGTGCCTGCACTGCCGGCGGCATTCTTGCCTTCTCCCCAGCCGACGATGCCGTCGTTCGTTTCGATACGCAGGATGGCAGCATCGAAGGTCGTCAGCCGGCCGAAGTCGCTGCGATGTTGGCGGCTCGCCTCGATGGGAATCTTGACCCACCAGGCCTCTACGGTCTTGATACGCATGTGTCGGATCTCCCGCCCTCACGACCCGCGGGCCGCCGGGCCTATGCCTTTCCGTTCGTTACTTTGATCAGTGGCAGGATCGTCTCGGCGGTGATCCGCATCTGATCGTCGTAGAACTTCTCGGTGAGAAGGCTTGAGCCGTGGTCCTGGATGAACTTCAGCTGCTCCGGCGGGATATCGACGGGGTTGCGCTCCACCATGTCCGGGTACTTGGCCGCCGGCGTGCGATCGACCGGAGCGACAAACTCGTTCGTCACCGCGCCGTCGTAGCCGATCTCCCTCAGCGTGCCGATGATCTTTGGCCAGTCGAGCATGCCGAGGCCGGCGGCGAAACGATTGTTGTCGGCGATGTGGAAATCGAACAGGCGCTTTCCGGCGAGCCGGATCGCTTCATACATGTCATCCTCCTCGATGTTCAGGTGAAAAGCATCGAGGCAGACCCCGCATTCGGGGCTGACGGCATCGGCGAGCGCCAGCGCCTGGGCGGCACGGTTGAAGAAATAGGTCTCGAAACGGTTGAGCGGCTCGACGGCAATGCGCACGCCCTTCTTCCGGGCATGGGCAAAACATTCCTTGGTTGCGTCCACCACCCACGTCCACTCTTCCTCCTCGGTCCCATCCGGCACCACCTTGCCGACGGTCGCCGGTACGAGGGTAACGATCTCGCCCTCGAGTTCGCTGACCATAGTGATGACGCTCTTGACATAGTCCACTGACCTGGCGCGCTGGCCTTCGTCCCTTGCGGCAAGGTTCCGCTCGCCGAGCGTCAGCGTGACGGCGCCCCAGCAGCGGATACCGTACTCTTTCAGCAGCGCGCGCGTCTCCTTGATGTCGTACTGTGCCGGCTCGCCGGATATCTCGATGCTTTCGTAGCCATATTTCTTGATGCGCTTCAGCGTGACGGCGAGCGGTTCGGCTCGCATCCAGTTGTGTGTCGAAAGATGCATGAAGTCCTCCCAGACTGTTACCAACTCGTTCGATCGCCGATGGCGGCGGCAAACGGTCACCTTGTCGTCACCGGCCCGCTGCCTTCGGCAATCTGGTTGGGCCAATTCTTGTCAATTGCTAGCTCTAGCGCAATTTTTCGCCCTCTGCAAGGTGGAGTCAGAAACGGCGATACGTCTTATTTTGCCGAGCTTTAATGCCAATTTTCTTGTTTTCACGCGGATTTGCAGGCGATTGGAACCGGGAACTGGCTTGACCAGATTTTCGGATTTGGTATTACCAGATAATGGAAAAGCGAAGGGCGCTGTAAGAACGCCGCTCAGGGGGGTCCACGGGGCCAAAAGGAGGAGACATGAAGATCGGCATGTGCATGTTCCTCTGGACGACGAGTGTCGGCCGGAAGCATGAAGGACTGTTGCGCGACATCAAGAGCACTGGGTTTGATGGCGTCGAGATACCGATCTTTTCGGGCACGCCCGACAACTACCGCCGGCTGGGAGACCTGCTCGACCGGATCGGCCTGGAACGGACCGCCGTTTCCGCCATGGGCGATCCCTCGATGAACCTGATCGCGTCCGACGCCGCAACCCGCAGACGCGGCATCAACTACATGAAATGGGCCATCGACTGCAGCGATGCGCTCGGCGCCACGATGCTGAGCGGGCCGCTGCATTCGACGCTCGGACAATTTTCCGGAAGCGGCCCGAGCGCGGCGGAACTCAAGCGCTCGGTCTCCTCACAACGCGCGATCGGTGATCATGCCGCAAAGCGCGGCGTCACGATCGGGCTCGAGGCGCTGAACCGCTTCGAATGCTATCTGTTCAACACGATGGACGCCCTAGCGGCCCATGTCGACGCGGTCGGGCACCCCAACATCCGCGCGATGTACGACACTTTCCACAGCAATATCGAGGAGGCTGATCCCATCAGCGCCTTCACGCGAAACAGCGACCGCATCGTCCATGTGCATATTTCTGAGAACGACCGCGGCGTTCCGGGGCGCGGCCATATTCCCTGGGCGGAAACGTTCAAGGCCCTGCGGTCGAGCGGCTACGACGGCTGGCTGACGATCGAGGCCTTCGGCCGGGCGCTCAAGGACCTTGCCGCCGCGACAAAGGTCTGGCGCGACTTTTCCGAAACGCCGGAAGCGGTCTATCGCCAGGGTTACCGCCATATCCGCGATGGCTGGCACGCAGCGGCATGAACGCTGTGCCGCCAATCTATGATCGCCTCAATGTGCTTGCACGCAAGGTACTTGAGGACGGAGTTTTTGCCGACCTTCGAGTTGAAGAACTGATTTCGCCTTCTATCACCGTGGTATAGATAACAGCGCTTCTTGCATGCCTGTGCGCGGACCTAAATCCACCTGGACCGTATTCGACCAAGACACCCACCATGCTCTTTCCAGGAACATTCGGAAGCTTCTGGTCGAACACGACTGATATCTTTGCGTCCCGGCTTTTTCGGCTGCGAAGGACAGCGTAAACATCGGGCGAGCAAAAGAGTGGTTAGGCCGGTCTAATTCTTCTGAGTATAGTTTCGTCTCCATGGAGAACCGCCACTTGCGACGGCCTGCCGAGAGAGGCTTCAAGTAGATTGAGATGTACGATGGTTTATTGACACAATGCAACACGGCCCGGCCTGCAATGGAAGAAGCCGGTCGCATACGCCGCCGGCTCCAATGCATGTGACATAGGAGGGTCGCAATCACATGGGTGCAGGAAGAAATTCGGTCAATGCTTTTGTAACGGCTGCAGGCTGCTCCTCGGGGATCCAATGGCCAGAACCCTCCACGACCACGCCGCGTACGTTTTTTGCGACATGGCGGATGTGGTTGCCATACTCTGCTCCCATGCCCCCAACTCCACTCATGGCAAGAACCGGCATCTGCAGCTTCTCGATCGAAAATAATCTGTTAGCTTCAACGTCTTTGGGGAAGGCGCGATAGTATTCAAAGCCGGCGCGAAGCGCCCCTGGCTGAGCATATGAGCGTCCGTAAACTTCGTCGGCTTCGTTATCGAAGGCGCGCGAGTTAACGCCCTCGGCATTGTGGAACCATTTCAGATATTCGAGTTCGCGGCCTGCGATAAGCATTTCCGGAACGTCACGGACAGAGTGGAAGCGAAAATGCCATGTACGAGGACCGTGGATCAAATCGTCCCAAGGCTCAATGCCGGGGAGAGGAACATCCAAAATCGCAAGTGTCTCAACGTCATTGGGATATTTAGCGGCATAGGCATAGACGACCATGCCGCCCATGTCGTGGCCGACAAGGTTTACCAACGGACCGATGCCCAGATTGCTCACCAGCTTTCGAACGTCCTCGGCTATCGAAGCCTTATCATAGCCAGCCAGAGGTTTGGCGGTGTCGCCCAGACCACGAAGATCCGGCGCGAGAACTGTATACCCTTGGGTCGCCAATTGCGGCATCACATGACGCCACATATATGACGTGGTACCCCAGCCATGCAGCAACACGACCGTTTGCGGCCCACCCTGCGCCAAAAGGTAGTGATAAGCGACCCCGTCAACGTCGGACTTGCCATCGATGATTGAATGGGAGGCATCGATGATCGTGTCGTTTGCTGCCGGCACTTCCGGTATACCCGCGAACGTTCCAATCATAAGGGCCACTAAAAAGTAAAAGCGCATTGCAAACTCCAGAATTTCGAAAAATCAGTCCCACAGAGCCCAAAATCGTCCCCCAAATCGATAGAACGATGGTTTGCCTAGCACCCCGTCGAGGGCGAACCGCGACGGTAGCTGAGCAGCCGCAATCATTAAATCGTCCGAATGCTCCAGGCTCTCCGGCGTCAACGCTGTGTCAACGCCGCTAAGCCTCAAGATAAACGGCGTTAGGCCTCAAAGCGCGAAACGGGCGGTCATTTTCGGTCTTCCTCGTACCGGGCTGCGGGTCTCCACTTTGCAAAACTCAAGGGATCTGGACCATCGTGCGGAGGGCGCGTGTGTTCGATACTTTGGTATAGGGATACCTGAGTGTAGGACCTATGGCGGGTAGTCGAGAACACCATGATCAATGGCTTATGCTATGATCATGACGAAAGCTCTGATCGCGGCGAGTTTCGCTGACTCATCCCCAGCGATCCAGTCGATGGCGGACACCAAACCGCTTTCGTCTCAACTGCTTGCTATAAGCCTTGACCGCATTGCATGGACGAGATGTCTGAGCCTTGGGACACCTGACCAGAGCGAAGGACAAACTCGCCGTCTAGTGTCGCGGCAATTGCAATCGGTTCGGCAAGACCCGCCAGGTCCGATGTAACTCCATCCGTCATCTGCTATCTCCGCAAAATTGAAACGGTCGAGCATTAGGATGACCGCAATGAACCTGCCAGCGCTAGAGCCTAAACGTCTGCCTCTGGCGCGATCCGACGAGGCCATCTTCCGCTGTCGACCCTTGGACGAAGCCGCTCGCGCGGCACTGGCTCCAATACCGAATTCAGCGGAACCGTCAAACGATTGCCCGCTCCAGTTCCGAAAGTCGCTCCTTACAAATCGCCGCGACAATCTGGTGCAAGTGTTCGGTCCGCTCAAGCAGCCAGGCAAGCGCTTCTTCGGTGATCTCGAAGTGCTTCGAATATCGCGCTTTGACATAGGCTTCGTTGAGGATGTTGTACCACGCGATGTAGCGGTGCTGGTCGCGCGGCCAGGCGTCGATGAGCCGGTGGTCCTGATCTTCAGCCAGCCCGCGGAGGAATTTCAGATTGTGCGACGGCGGGCTGTAGTTCGTCAGCGTGAGAAGCAATGCAGAATACGCCGACTCGACGGACTGGTGCAGTTCAAACGCCGCGAGATTAGTGTCCCCTTCTGTACGGTAGAACTTGGCGCCCTTGATGAATGACGTCGAGTATCTGAAGATCCTCTCGAAATGCTCCTTGGCCACCCTATACGCATCGGTAGCGGAAAGCTTTCTTGGTTCGGCCAGCGGCCGGTCGTCGAGCTCGTAGAGCACGATGCCCTCGCGCAGGATGTCGACGAAGAAATACTGGCCGTCGGCCAGGAAGTTATTGACCTCCCTGGCACCATGGACGATCAGCCCGACCGGGGTTTTGACCTGCTTGTCCCACATCAGCCGGTCGGTGGTTTTGTCCCAGTACTGCGGTTCAGCCAGCTGTTTGGAATTGACGATGACCAGGATATCGTAGTCGGAGCGGTAGCCCTTCATCGTGTGCGGCTCGTCGACCCAGGTGCCGCGCGCAAACGAACCAAAAAGCAGAATCTTTAAGATCCGGCCGCGCTTCTTGAAGGCGGCCGAGGTCCCTGACAGCGCGTCGGCGAACTCCTCATGGATGATCGCAACAATGCGGGCAAGCTCGCGCTGCTTTTCTTCCGGCAGATGTTCCAGAGACGATCGCATGGGTTCATCGATAGGCCAAAGACGATTCGCCGTCTACTACTGGAAACTGTAGGAACTGCGGCATGGAAGACGACGGAATGATACGGCCGTGCCCGGCGAGCGGCGGCCTTGCCGCCGATCCCCAAAACCGGATCGGCTTTCGTCCTCGCCGTAGCGCGCAACACGCCAGATGTGAAGCCTCGTCGCTCATCCTATCCTTCCCGAACTAGAAGCGTGGCTTGCCGGGCCGGCGCGGGTAGTCCCTCTCAATGTCGCGCGTTTCGTAAGAAAGGAGCAGTCGGTCCGCCCTCCCGTCTTGGTCCAACGCCACGCGGCGCTGAATGAATTTGCTGCGAAACGCCGCATCGATAATCTCGGCTTCGGTCATGCCGAGATGAGCAACGAGA from Rhizobium sullae includes:
- a CDS encoding mandelate racemase/muconate lactonizing enzyme family protein, encoding MRIKTVEAWWVKIPIEASRQHRSDFGRLTTFDAAILRIETNDGIVGWGEGKNAAGSAGTYGTLVHMLNHEVGPELIGRDPADISPIWEMLYNGVRHEMAAISGHAMPQIARRGLSVAAISAVDLALWDILGKSLGVPVWKLLGGRKADRLPAYASGGWESANLIGEQLQSYIAAGGFKSVKMRVGAMDRAPHVSASRVRAAREAIGPDVDLMVDAHGTYTVAEAKRFMEMVADCDLAWFEEPVIADDKPGMAEVRAAGNVPIAAGESESTRFAFRDLAMLRAADIFQPDPAFCGGITEAMRISSLASAFNLRFAPHLWAGAPCFFSGLHLCAASPASFVIEYSLGANPMIHDLVEDTVSVKDGMIEIPDKPGLGFTINQRVLEAHAQRL
- a CDS encoding sugar phosphate isomerase/epimerase family protein — its product is MHLSTHNWMRAEPLAVTLKRIKKYGYESIEISGEPAQYDIKETRALLKEYGIRCWGAVTLTLGERNLAARDEGQRARSVDYVKSVITMVSELEGEIVTLVPATVGKVVPDGTEEEEWTWVVDATKECFAHARKKGVRIAVEPLNRFETYFFNRAAQALALADAVSPECGVCLDAFHLNIEEDDMYEAIRLAGKRLFDFHIADNNRFAAGLGMLDWPKIIGTLREIGYDGAVTNEFVAPVDRTPAAKYPDMVERNPVDIPPEQLKFIQDHGSSLLTEKFYDDQMRITAETILPLIKVTNGKA
- a CDS encoding sugar phosphate isomerase/epimerase family protein, with amino-acid sequence MKIGMCMFLWTTSVGRKHEGLLRDIKSTGFDGVEIPIFSGTPDNYRRLGDLLDRIGLERTAVSAMGDPSMNLIASDAATRRRGINYMKWAIDCSDALGATMLSGPLHSTLGQFSGSGPSAAELKRSVSSQRAIGDHAAKRGVTIGLEALNRFECYLFNTMDALAAHVDAVGHPNIRAMYDTFHSNIEEADPISAFTRNSDRIVHVHISENDRGVPGRGHIPWAETFKALRSSGYDGWLTIEAFGRALKDLAAATKVWRDFSETPEAVYRQGYRHIRDGWHAAA
- a CDS encoding alpha/beta fold hydrolase, whose translation is MRFYFLVALMIGTFAGIPEVPAANDTIIDASHSIIDGKSDVDGVAYHYLLAQGGPQTVVLLHGWGTTSYMWRHVMPQLATQGYTVLAPDLRGLGDTAKPLAGYDKASIAEDVRKLVSNLGIGPLVNLVGHDMGGMVVYAYAAKYPNDVETLAILDVPLPGIEPWDDLIHGPRTWHFRFHSVRDVPEMLIAGRELEYLKWFHNAEGVNSRAFDNEADEVYGRSYAQPGALRAGFEYYRAFPKDVEANRLFSIEKLQMPVLAMSGVGGMGAEYGNHIRHVAKNVRGVVVEGSGHWIPEEQPAAVTKALTEFLPAPM
- a CDS encoding nucleotidyltransferase and HEPN domain-containing protein, whose product is MRSSLEHLPEEKQRELARIVAIIHEEFADALSGTSAAFKKRGRILKILLFGSFARGTWVDEPHTMKGYRSDYDILVIVNSKQLAEPQYWDKTTDRLMWDKQVKTPVGLIVHGAREVNNFLADGQYFFVDILREGIVLYELDDRPLAEPRKLSATDAYRVAKEHFERIFRYSTSFIKGAKFYRTEGDTNLAAFELHQSVESAYSALLLTLTNYSPPSHNLKFLRGLAEDQDHRLIDAWPRDQHRYIAWYNILNEAYVKARYSKHFEITEEALAWLLERTEHLHQIVAAICKERLSELERAIV